Proteins co-encoded in one Syntrophorhabdaceae bacterium genomic window:
- the csx19 gene encoding CRISPR-associated protein Csx19, protein MKANGLTMRDINSKVELIQTVTNIRDLAKNHFTNTAFAVIYLDYKVLIGTFEGGDFKFYKGETFEDRYVQRARIFDTDKELHIWRTAEGLKGRVRVDNEGEPVTVVDAYQVLFGTKAVPLDNGFTKLTEDRGTELIVPFEPLSIDDGERRLKLHTRNYVGFNEASQAGYVDCRFVEFVIP, encoded by the coding sequence ATGAAAGCTAATGGACTTACTATGAGAGACATAAATTCAAAGGTAGAGCTCATCCAGACAGTGACTAACATCAGAGACTTAGCCAAAAACCATTTCACAAACACCGCCTTTGCAGTCATCTACCTTGACTACAAGGTCCTGATAGGCACATTCGAGGGTGGAGACTTCAAATTTTATAAAGGTGAAACCTTTGAGGACAGATATGTCCAGAGGGCAAGGATATTTGATACAGATAAGGAGCTTCACATCTGGCGAACTGCTGAAGGGCTCAAAGGCCGTGTTCGCGTCGACAACGAGGGTGAGCCTGTCACAGTGGTTGATGCCTATCAGGTGCTATTTGGCACCAAGGCAGTGCCACTTGACAATGGATTTACAAAACTCACAGAGGACAGAGGGACTGAGCTCATAGTGCCTTTTGAGCCTCTATCAATAGATGATGGAGAGAGAAGACTCAAGCTCCACACACGCAATTACGTAGGCTTCAATGAAGCCTCACAGGCAGGATATGTGGACTGCAGATTCGTGGAATTTGTTATCCCTTAA